The Mauremys mutica isolate MM-2020 ecotype Southern chromosome 1, ASM2049712v1, whole genome shotgun sequence genome has a segment encoding these proteins:
- the C1H12orf50 gene encoding uncharacterized protein C12orf50 homolog: MEIQQKYNRISCFWETQPLGCVRISCVFHHSKPRNINGLFLPPSSNATLQKEVQEGTLHPAHTQEPLKGQESILRPIHPPLIINISLEEEEEEEEEENYASYLLTKTPADIEEEKAIKEMCYKSGEYYRIQTPQENQSAKIMSSTLDNELLKPMETGRDLQEGDGVTVPTKFNIIERQGEVTASLDGNTRTDLGAFENGGGDCYVPQRSIFVGGKQSEILTGEKELITSRRSDVKAMSHTEPVKKRHFKGVKKKKWISEEPKNSFSMFAGKAMHASNPKGKANCQQNDQSKDAENTYVPSQRAIGRSISLNSPEPGRSTNMTYSNVSVTKESKLNLSTDKWTAASYNSPAWRKRSPHTKAYSKSEKIHSDPKRNGSK; this comes from the exons ATGGAAATACAG CAAAAATACAACAGAATTTCATGTTTCTGGGAAACACAGCCTTTAGGCTGTGTGAGGATCAGTTGTGTCTTCCATCATAGCAAACCTCGTAATATAAATGGACTTTTTTTGCCACCTAGTAGCA ATGCCACACTCCAAAAGGAAGTTCAAGAAGGAACTCTGCATCCTGCCCACACTCAAGAACCCTTAAAAGGTCAAGAAAGCATTTTAAGACCCATTCATCCTCCACTGATCATAAACATcagcctggaggaggaagaggaagaggaagaagaggagaacT ATGCCTCTTATTTATTGACAAAGACTCCGGCAGACATTGAGGAAGAAAAAGCAATAAAGGAGATGTGTTATAAATCTG GAGAATATTACAGAATTCAGACTCCTCAGGAGAACCAGTCAGCAAAAATCATGTCTTCAACACTGGATAATGAGCTATTGAAACCCATGGAAACTGGCAGAGACTTACAGGAAG GTGATGGTGTTACAGTTCCAACAAAGTTTAATATTATAGAAAGACAAGGAGAGGTAACAGCATCATTAGATGGTAACACCAGGACTGATCTTGGAGCCTTTGAAAATGGAG GAGGTGATTGTTATGTACCACAAAGGAGCATATTTGTTGGAGGGAAGCAAAGTGAAATATTAACTGGAGAAAAAGAATTAATTACATCCAGACGTTCAGATGTGAAAG CAATGAGTCACACTGAGCCAGTAAAGAAACGTCACTTTAAAGGAGTGAAGAAAAAGAAATGGATTTCTGAAGAACCAAAAAACTCATTCAGCATGTTTGCAGGCAAAG CAATGCATGCTTCAAACCCAAAAGGTAAAGCAAATTGCCAACAAAATGATCAAAGCAAGGATGCTGAAAATACTTATGTTCCATCTCAAAGAGCCATTGGGAGAAGCATTTCCTTGAATTCTCCAGAACCTGGAAGATCAACAAACATGACCTACAGTAATGTCAGTGTTACCAAAGAATCCAAGCTGAATCTGTCTACAG ACAAATGGACTGCAGCATCCTATAATTCACCAGCTTGGAGAAAAAGAAGCCCACATACAAAAGCATACTCTAAATCTGAAAAAATCCATTCAG ATCCAAAAAGAAATGGAAGCAagtaa